In Acinetobacter pittii, one genomic interval encodes:
- a CDS encoding NF038104 family lipoprotein, which yields MKTITSLIAILGCTLLLQGCVYKLVTVPVGIAYKTTKGVVKGTAAVVGAVIPDGDDKKEKESEE from the coding sequence ATGAAAACAATTACATCATTAATCGCTATACTTGGATGTACATTGCTGTTACAGGGTTGTGTATATAAGCTTGTAACCGTACCAGTAGGTATCGCCTATAAAACTACCAAAGGTGTAGTTAAAGGTACAGCAGCCGTCGTAGGTGCTGTGATTCCTGATGGTGATGATAAAAAAGAAAAAGAATCTGAGGAATAG
- a CDS encoding PaaI family thioesterase: MKHPKDMTGLEVLQALLDGHFPPPSMGKTIPMYPTEVAKGFAKFHAQADQNHLNPMGGVHGGFAATVLDSVTGCAIHSALEAGEGYGTIDLNVKMCRPIPQNKQLIAIGQLINLSKNLGISEGKIIDEDGKLYAYATATCMIIRS, translated from the coding sequence ATGAAACACCCAAAAGACATGACTGGACTTGAAGTTTTACAGGCACTGCTTGATGGTCACTTCCCGCCACCGAGCATGGGAAAAACAATTCCAATGTATCCAACTGAAGTGGCAAAAGGCTTTGCCAAATTTCATGCTCAGGCAGATCAAAATCACCTAAACCCAATGGGCGGTGTACACGGTGGATTTGCAGCAACTGTACTCGACTCGGTGACTGGTTGCGCTATACATAGTGCACTTGAAGCAGGTGAAGGTTATGGAACTATCGACCTCAATGTAAAAATGTGCCGCCCAATCCCTCAAAATAAGCAACTTATTGCGATTGGACAACTGATCAACCTCAGCAAAAACTTAGGGATTTCCGAAGGCAAGATTATTGATGAGGACGGTAAACTATATGCCTATGCAACTGCAACCTGCATGATTATTCGTTCATAA
- the aspC gene encoding pyridoxal phosphate-dependent aminotransferase, with product MDVRLSDRVNAIKPSPTLAVTNKAAELKAAGKNVIGLGAGEPDFDTPQHIKDAAIEAINNGFTKYTAVDGTPGLKKAIIAKFKRDNNLDYQANQILVSCGGKQSFFNLALALLNKGDEVIIPAPFWVSYPDMVIIAEGTPVIVKCGEDQRFKITPEQLEAAITPNTRLVVLNSPSNPTGMIYSKAELEALAEVLRRHPQVFVASDDMYEPIRWEDEFYNIATVAPDLYDRTIVLNGVSKAYAMTGWRIGYAAGPAKIIGAMKKIQSQSTSNPTSISQVAAEAALNGPQDVLQPMIEAFKRRHDLVVNGLNDIKGISCLPADGAFYAYANIRPLIRAKGLKSCTEFSEWLLEETGVAVVPGDAFGLGGFMRISYATADEVLVDALARIKKAADSIEGVDAAIASIEAEKAAK from the coding sequence GTGGACGTACGTCTTTCTGATCGTGTCAATGCTATCAAACCGTCCCCTACACTTGCTGTAACGAACAAAGCTGCTGAGCTTAAAGCTGCTGGCAAGAACGTGATTGGTTTAGGTGCTGGCGAGCCAGATTTTGATACCCCTCAACATATCAAAGATGCTGCAATTGAAGCGATTAATAATGGTTTCACCAAATATACGGCTGTAGATGGTACTCCTGGGTTAAAAAAAGCAATTATTGCTAAATTTAAACGTGATAATAATCTTGATTATCAAGCAAATCAGATTTTGGTTTCATGTGGTGGTAAGCAAAGCTTCTTTAACTTGGCACTTGCTCTATTAAACAAAGGCGATGAAGTGATCATTCCAGCACCTTTCTGGGTAAGTTATCCAGATATGGTTATTATTGCTGAAGGTACTCCAGTCATTGTGAAATGTGGCGAAGACCAACGTTTCAAAATCACTCCTGAGCAATTAGAAGCTGCGATTACACCGAACACTCGTTTAGTGGTATTAAACAGCCCATCTAACCCGACAGGTATGATTTATAGCAAAGCTGAATTAGAAGCTTTAGCTGAAGTTTTACGTCGTCATCCACAAGTATTTGTTGCATCTGACGATATGTATGAACCAATTCGTTGGGAAGATGAGTTCTACAACATCGCAACTGTTGCTCCAGATTTATATGACCGCACGATTGTTTTAAATGGTGTGTCTAAAGCATATGCAATGACAGGCTGGCGTATTGGCTATGCAGCCGGTCCAGCAAAAATCATTGGGGCAATGAAAAAAATTCAGTCTCAATCAACTTCAAACCCAACTTCTATTTCACAAGTTGCTGCTGAAGCTGCATTGAATGGTCCACAAGACGTTTTACAGCCAATGATTGAAGCATTCAAACGCCGTCATGACCTAGTTGTAAATGGCTTGAATGACATTAAAGGGATCTCTTGCTTACCTGCTGATGGCGCTTTCTATGCCTATGCAAACATTCGCCCTCTTATTCGTGCAAAAGGCTTAAAGTCTTGCACAGAGTTTTCTGAATGGTTACTTGAAGAGACTGGCGTAGCAGTAGTTCCTGGTGATGCATTTGGTTTGGGCGGTTTTATGCGTATTTCATATGCAACAGCTGACGAAGTACTGGTTGATGCATTAGCACGTATCAAAAAAGCTGCTGACTCAATTGAAGGTGTAGATGCTGCTATCGCTTCAATTGAAGCTGAAAAAGCTGCGAAATAA
- the miaE gene encoding tRNA-(ms[2]io[6]A)-hydroxylase, which produces MSSINYDELMQPVVAFLGCQTPNAWLDEAVNNLDILMQDHANCEKKAASTAMNLMFRYSFFPDLQVKLAQLVREEMLHYEQVLELMAKRGQEWTGLSAGRYAGGLRKEIRTYEPEALIDVLVIGAFVEARSCERFYALAPRVDDELGRYYRYLLKSESRHFEDYLALALDVATTAKMKDPKEDIQQRIDHIREVEKNLILTPDDTFRFHSGVPV; this is translated from the coding sequence ATGTCGAGTATCAATTACGATGAACTAATGCAACCTGTGGTGGCCTTTTTAGGGTGCCAAACACCAAATGCATGGTTGGATGAAGCAGTCAATAATTTAGATATCTTGATGCAAGATCATGCGAATTGCGAAAAGAAAGCAGCTAGTACAGCAATGAACTTAATGTTTCGTTATAGCTTCTTTCCTGACTTACAAGTAAAACTAGCTCAACTTGTACGAGAGGAAATGCTCCACTATGAACAAGTGCTTGAGCTTATGGCTAAACGTGGTCAAGAATGGACCGGTTTAAGTGCCGGACGTTATGCGGGTGGGCTGCGCAAAGAGATTCGTACTTATGAACCTGAAGCTTTAATTGATGTACTGGTCATTGGTGCTTTTGTTGAGGCTCGTTCATGTGAACGTTTTTATGCACTTGCTCCGCGTGTAGATGATGAGTTAGGACGTTATTATCGATACTTGCTTAAGTCAGAGTCTCGTCATTTTGAAGACTATCTAGCTCTTGCGCTTGATGTGGCAACCACTGCAAAAATGAAAGATCCTAAAGAGGATATTCAGCAGCGAATTGATCATATTCGTGAGGTTGAAAAGAATCTGATTTTAACACCAGATGATACTTTCCGTTTTCATAGTGGCGTACCAGTCTAA
- the pdxJ gene encoding pyridoxine 5'-phosphate synthase: MAALLGVNIDHVATLRQARGTTYPDPVEAALICEQAGAEGITLHLREDRRHIQDDDVRRMRPLLKTRMNLELAVTDEMVEFAKEIQPQHVCFVPEKRQEVTTEGGLDVVGNFEKVKAATQALAALGCDVSLFIDADLAQIDAAVACGSPTIELHTGAYADAETEQDQQAELARIIKGVEYAASKGLVVNAGHGLNLKNIAPIAAIPQIHELNIGHSIIAESVFVGLVQAVKDMKTAIQAAG, from the coding sequence ATGGCTGCATTGCTTGGTGTAAACATAGACCATGTTGCTACTTTGAGACAGGCGCGCGGTACTACTTACCCAGATCCTGTAGAAGCTGCTCTTATTTGTGAACAAGCTGGTGCAGAGGGTATTACTTTGCATTTACGTGAAGATCGTCGTCATATTCAAGATGATGATGTACGTCGCATGCGTCCATTATTAAAAACACGTATGAATCTAGAGTTGGCTGTTACTGATGAAATGGTCGAGTTTGCGAAAGAAATTCAACCACAGCACGTATGTTTTGTTCCTGAGAAACGTCAAGAAGTAACGACTGAAGGTGGTTTGGACGTCGTTGGTAACTTTGAAAAAGTTAAAGCGGCAACTCAAGCCTTAGCGGCTCTTGGTTGTGACGTATCATTATTTATTGATGCTGATTTAGCTCAAATTGATGCAGCAGTTGCATGTGGTTCACCTACGATTGAGTTGCACACGGGTGCATATGCAGATGCGGAAACAGAGCAAGATCAACAAGCTGAATTAGCACGTATTATCAAAGGTGTTGAATACGCAGCTTCAAAAGGTTTGGTTGTAAATGCTGGTCACGGCCTTAACCTAAAAAATATTGCGCCAATTGCAGCTATTCCCCAAATTCATGAATTAAATATTGGGCATTCAATTATTGCTGAAAGTGTTTTTGTAGGTCTGGTTCAAGCTGTTAAAGATATGAAAACAGCGATTCAAGCAGCAGGATAA
- the yedQ gene encoding diguanylate cyclase domain-containing protein, which produces METLDSSIFDLSPIPMWIEDFSEVKKQFDLWRNQGIENLHEFLNQNQNLITECAHKIKIIRVNQKTLELFEAETQEELCSSLNLIFKKEMFESHIYELEELWNGKTHFSSTTVNYTLSGKRIDVQLRGSILPGFESNFERVLITTEDITPYQNALRQEEKNRRLAESMFIYSPTSLWVEDFSRIKNRIDQLRLLGIEDFRTFLDVHPEFVRQCIEDILILDVNQATIDLFKAPDKSTLLRNTHKIFAEEMIETFREQLIELWQGNIHHKREAINYALDGQIRNVLLQFTVFPGYEETWGLVQVALTDITARKKAENYLEYLGQHDVLTKLYNRAFFTEELNRLNRSIIRPVSSIFLDMNGLKETNDQFGHDIGDGLLRRVGNILSQAILNTAYTASRIGGDEFVILMPGADEAIVQIMLQTIQELFNIDNQYYSSHPISIAIGHATTQTNEQIEDMLKRADHHMYQKKKSYYQEILLKQ; this is translated from the coding sequence ATGGAAACTTTAGATTCTTCGATTTTTGACCTTAGCCCAATTCCAATGTGGATAGAGGATTTCAGTGAAGTTAAAAAACAATTTGATTTATGGAGAAATCAAGGCATTGAAAACCTGCATGAATTTTTAAATCAAAATCAAAATTTAATTACTGAATGTGCCCATAAAATTAAAATAATTCGTGTTAATCAAAAAACATTAGAACTTTTTGAAGCAGAAACACAAGAAGAATTATGCTCCAGTTTAAATTTGATTTTCAAAAAGGAAATGTTTGAATCACATATTTATGAGCTAGAAGAGCTTTGGAATGGTAAAACTCATTTTTCAAGTACTACGGTGAATTATACTTTATCAGGCAAACGCATTGATGTTCAGCTCAGAGGTTCTATTTTACCTGGCTTTGAATCTAATTTTGAACGTGTATTAATTACCACTGAAGATATTACGCCCTATCAAAATGCGCTTCGTCAGGAAGAAAAAAATCGTCGCTTAGCTGAATCAATGTTTATCTACTCACCAACTTCTCTTTGGGTCGAAGATTTCAGTCGTATAAAAAATAGAATTGATCAACTTAGGCTATTAGGAATTGAAGATTTTAGAACTTTTCTAGATGTTCATCCTGAATTTGTCCGCCAATGTATAGAAGATATTTTAATTTTAGATGTTAATCAGGCCACTATAGATTTATTTAAGGCTCCTGATAAGTCTACCCTTCTTAGAAATACACATAAGATTTTTGCTGAAGAAATGATTGAAACCTTTCGAGAGCAACTCATCGAATTGTGGCAAGGTAATATTCATCATAAACGTGAAGCGATTAACTACGCTTTAGATGGCCAAATCAGAAATGTCTTGCTGCAATTTACCGTCTTTCCGGGATATGAAGAGACGTGGGGACTGGTACAAGTTGCACTGACAGATATTACTGCGCGGAAAAAAGCAGAAAACTACCTTGAATATTTAGGACAACATGATGTCCTTACCAAACTATATAACCGTGCTTTTTTTACCGAGGAACTTAATCGTTTAAACCGAAGTATTATTCGACCAGTTTCTTCAATTTTTTTAGATATGAATGGCTTAAAAGAAACAAATGATCAGTTTGGCCATGATATTGGGGATGGCTTATTACGTCGTGTGGGGAATATTTTAAGTCAGGCTATTTTAAACACTGCATATACGGCATCTAGAATAGGTGGCGATGAGTTCGTGATTTTAATGCCGGGGGCTGATGAAGCGATTGTTCAAATTATGCTTCAAACCATTCAGGAACTTTTTAATATCGACAATCAATATTATTCAAGCCATCCTATTAGTATCGCAATTGGGCATGCCACCACTCAAACAAATGAACAAATTGAGGACATGTTAAAGCGAGCAGATCATCACATGTACCAAAAGAAAAAAAGCTATTATCAGGAAATTTTACTCAAACAATAA
- the rnc gene encoding ribonuclease III, which yields MIKHQFKLSDPRLLSRIGYQFKQLELLQLALTHRSVSHKYNYERLEFLGDSLLGMIIANYLYHAYPNENEGRLTRMRATLVRQEALGKIATDLQLSRCLILSTGELKSGGHHRESILADTVEAIIGAIYLDSGDLNLLKDIVLKWYIPYLDHIEPTDQLKDPKSRLQEYLQARKKPLPVYEVVDIQGDAPHQHFKVECVVDGLPKIYGEGSSRRFAEQAAAAEILKLLEQ from the coding sequence TTGATAAAACATCAGTTCAAACTAAGTGATCCTCGCTTACTGAGTCGAATCGGATATCAATTTAAGCAGCTTGAGTTGTTACAGTTAGCTTTGACTCATCGTTCGGTGAGTCATAAATACAATTACGAGCGTTTAGAGTTTCTGGGTGATTCATTATTAGGTATGATCATCGCTAATTATCTATATCATGCCTATCCAAATGAAAATGAAGGTCGCCTCACGCGTATGCGAGCGACTTTAGTTCGTCAGGAAGCTTTAGGTAAAATTGCAACAGATTTGCAACTTAGTCGGTGTTTAATATTAAGTACAGGTGAGTTGAAGTCTGGCGGTCATCATCGCGAGTCAATATTAGCAGATACGGTGGAAGCAATTATTGGCGCAATCTATCTTGATAGTGGTGATCTCAACTTACTTAAAGATATTGTGCTAAAATGGTACATACCCTATTTAGACCATATAGAACCTACGGATCAACTCAAAGATCCGAAATCACGTTTACAAGAGTATCTACAAGCACGTAAAAAACCTCTCCCTGTTTACGAGGTTGTAGATATTCAGGGTGATGCACCTCATCAGCACTTTAAAGTTGAATGTGTAGTAGATGGTTTACCGAAGATTTATGGTGAGGGTTCAAGTCGTCGTTTTGCCGAGCAGGCAGCAGCGGCGGAAATTTTAAAGTTATTGGAGCAATAA
- the era gene encoding GTPase Era, translating into MHSDQINPDSNENQDPNNLIDQFFSSKGVTIPSDFKSGFVAIVGRPNVGKSTLMNHLLGQKLSITSRKPQTTRHKIIGIDSREKMQAVYVDTPGMHKKEVRAINKMMNRAAHSALRDVNLVLFVIDAYKWTQNDDLVLEKLKNAEMPVILVINKADTFEDKREILPLIQERAKLMNFAEIVPVSALRGANLEHLSETIEKYLPYQPPLYSFDQITDRSERFLASEIIREKIMRQLGEELPYDLTVQIESFKTEEATVNEKTGRLKPACTYIDATIFVDRAGQKAIVIGEKGTKLKTIGMDARKDMEKMFEQKIMLTLWVKVKGGWSDDERALKSLGYSDI; encoded by the coding sequence ATGCATTCTGATCAAATCAATCCAGATTCAAATGAAAACCAAGATCCTAATAATCTGATTGATCAATTTTTTAGTTCCAAAGGCGTTACAATCCCTTCGGATTTTAAGAGCGGATTTGTGGCGATTGTAGGACGTCCAAATGTGGGTAAATCTACCCTCATGAACCATTTGTTAGGTCAAAAACTCTCTATTACTTCGCGTAAGCCTCAAACTACACGTCATAAAATTATTGGTATTGATTCACGTGAAAAAATGCAGGCGGTATACGTAGATACCCCGGGTATGCATAAAAAAGAAGTGCGTGCTATTAATAAAATGATGAACCGTGCTGCACACTCTGCATTACGTGACGTTAATTTAGTTTTATTTGTTATTGATGCTTATAAGTGGACTCAAAACGACGATTTAGTGCTTGAGAAACTCAAGAATGCTGAAATGCCGGTTATTTTAGTCATTAATAAGGCGGATACGTTTGAAGATAAAAGAGAGATTCTTCCACTTATTCAAGAACGTGCCAAACTTATGAATTTTGCTGAGATTGTTCCTGTTTCTGCATTACGTGGAGCAAACTTAGAACACTTAAGCGAAACGATTGAGAAGTATCTTCCTTATCAACCACCTTTGTATTCATTTGATCAGATTACTGATCGCTCTGAGCGTTTCTTGGCGAGTGAAATTATTCGCGAAAAAATCATGCGTCAGTTAGGTGAAGAGCTTCCTTATGATTTAACAGTACAAATTGAATCTTTCAAAACGGAAGAGGCAACTGTTAATGAAAAAACTGGTCGTTTAAAACCAGCTTGTACCTATATTGATGCAACGATTTTTGTAGACCGTGCTGGTCAAAAAGCCATTGTAATTGGTGAGAAAGGAACCAAGCTTAAAACGATTGGTATGGATGCTCGAAAAGACATGGAAAAAATGTTTGAGCAAAAAATTATGCTCACACTTTGGGTAAAAGTGAAGGGTGGCTGGTCTGATGATGAGCGTGCTCTAAAAAGCTTAGGATATAGTGATATCTAA
- the recO gene encoding DNA repair protein RecO, whose amino-acid sequence MMRNEVLHGYMIHHRKYREKSHIVHLFTQEYGRVDGILRQTPPPQYQPIRLQATGKSELKNFTKLEILNQPVFFFGDAFFAGFYLNEIVLRLCPLEEAMPQTFEQYQLTLLQLQQLSSHENPDLFLRQILRQFEHVLLPELGYAIDFSIDTQQQPIQAHQFYQFQVTEGFAPVVQASRSSLSGKAILSMLDYEQGQDFSHEQLQLLGKLYRQMITSLLGDRPLKSRQLWIQNTQTQS is encoded by the coding sequence ATGATGCGCAATGAAGTCCTCCATGGATATATGATTCATCATCGTAAGTACCGTGAAAAAAGTCATATTGTGCATCTTTTTACTCAGGAATATGGGCGAGTCGATGGTATTTTAAGACAGACTCCGCCTCCTCAATATCAACCTATTCGCCTGCAAGCAACGGGTAAAAGTGAACTCAAGAATTTTACAAAGCTAGAAATATTAAATCAGCCAGTTTTCTTTTTTGGTGATGCTTTTTTTGCCGGATTCTATTTAAATGAAATTGTTCTTAGACTTTGCCCACTAGAAGAGGCAATGCCGCAAACTTTTGAGCAATATCAATTAACTCTGCTTCAATTACAGCAATTATCTTCGCACGAAAATCCTGACCTTTTTTTGAGACAGATTTTGCGTCAGTTCGAACATGTTTTACTTCCTGAACTTGGTTACGCGATTGATTTCTCAATTGATACTCAACAACAGCCAATACAGGCTCATCAGTTTTATCAATTCCAAGTGACCGAGGGTTTTGCCCCCGTTGTTCAAGCGAGCCGTTCTTCATTGTCAGGTAAAGCAATTTTATCTATGTTGGATTATGAGCAAGGTCAGGATTTTTCTCACGAACAATTGCAATTATTAGGTAAACTATACCGCCAAATGATTACATCGCTTTTAGGTGATCGTCCCCTAAAAAGTCGACAATTATGGATTCAAAACACTCAAACTCAATCGTAA
- a CDS encoding DUF4845 domain-containing protein: MRKAQQGTSYLAILFGVVIFAITVKAVLAVWPAYWDDRLINNQIEELLQESSSEITPQKFVTQMDQRLEMNNVRDLHFKEIAQVFNQSGLTVKKKYEVRKPFLFNIDLVLTFEKSFDKTSVQTK, translated from the coding sequence ATGCGTAAGGCACAACAGGGTACTTCGTATTTAGCAATTTTATTTGGGGTGGTTATATTTGCAATTACAGTAAAAGCTGTACTTGCAGTTTGGCCAGCATATTGGGATGATCGGCTGATTAATAATCAGATAGAAGAGCTTTTACAAGAAAGCTCTTCTGAGATCACACCACAAAAGTTTGTAACACAAATGGATCAGCGACTCGAAATGAACAATGTTCGTGATCTCCACTTTAAAGAGATCGCTCAAGTGTTTAATCAGTCAGGTCTAACGGTCAAAAAGAAATATGAAGTAAGAAAACCTTTCTTATTTAATATTGATTTAGTTTTAACATTTGAGAAGAGTTTTGATAAAACATCAGTTCAAACTAAGTGA
- a CDS encoding SDR family oxidoreductase, whose protein sequence is MLALVTGASAGFGYSISKKLIELGYNVIGCGRRAEKLEELQQELGEKFYPLVFDMTDTAENINKVLVDLPAEFQISQIDLLVNNAGLALGLEPADKAELDDWYTMIDTNVKGLVTITRLILPSMVKKKSGLIINMGSIAGTYPYPGGNVYGATKAFVEQFSLNLRADLAGTGVRVTNIEPGLCGGTEFSLVRFKGDEDKVNSLYDKKNPLLPEDIANTVAWIASQPPHININRIEMMPTTQSFNPLKVVEVD, encoded by the coding sequence ATGTTAGCATTAGTTACAGGTGCCTCAGCGGGCTTTGGTTATAGTATTTCAAAAAAACTGATTGAGTTAGGCTATAACGTTATTGGATGTGGAAGACGAGCAGAAAAGCTAGAAGAATTACAACAAGAGCTCGGTGAAAAATTCTATCCTTTAGTATTTGATATGACAGATACGGCAGAAAATATAAATAAAGTATTGGTTGATTTGCCAGCTGAATTTCAAATCAGTCAAATTGATTTATTGGTGAATAATGCTGGATTGGCATTAGGATTGGAACCCGCAGATAAAGCAGAATTAGATGATTGGTACACAATGATTGATACCAATGTGAAGGGGTTGGTTACGATTACCCGATTAATTTTGCCAAGTATGGTAAAGAAAAAATCAGGTTTAATTATTAATATGGGTTCGATTGCAGGTACATATCCATACCCTGGGGGTAATGTTTATGGAGCAACCAAAGCATTTGTGGAACAATTTAGTTTGAATCTTCGTGCAGATTTAGCTGGTACTGGGGTGCGAGTAACAAATATTGAACCAGGACTTTGCGGTGGTACAGAGTTTTCTTTAGTACGTTTTAAGGGCGATGAGGATAAAGTAAATAGTCTGTATGATAAAAAGAATCCACTCTTGCCTGAAGATATTGCAAATACGGTAGCTTGGATTGCTTCACAACCGCCACACATTAATATTAATCGTATTGAAATGATGCCGACCACGCAATCTTTTAATCCCTTAAAAGTCGTTGAAGTAGATTAA
- the lepB gene encoding signal peptidase I, translating to MDFDFNLILVPVTLILFAVWLLDKLVLKQRANKGRGNENFVITWAYDFWPVLAVVLVLRSFLYEPFNIPSDSMVPTLETGDFILVNKFDYGVRLPIVNKKIIDVGEPKRGDVIVFRYPPQPTISYIKRVIGLPGDHIVYDHGQLIINGQKVPKVLTQFSREKDVMDTPTSIYHKETIGEHTFTMRELEGVNVARQAPFINYVENGKYANQDGLYWEVTVPKGHYFAMGDNRDQSADSRFWGFVPEENLTGRAFYVWMHKEPGLHLPNFGRNGKID from the coding sequence TGTTCCAGTTACGCTGATTCTATTTGCAGTGTGGTTGTTAGATAAACTTGTATTAAAACAGCGTGCAAATAAAGGGCGCGGGAACGAAAATTTTGTCATTACATGGGCCTATGACTTTTGGCCGGTTTTAGCTGTAGTCCTTGTACTTCGTTCATTTCTTTATGAACCATTTAATATTCCGTCGGATTCTATGGTGCCAACTCTAGAAACTGGTGATTTTATTCTCGTTAATAAATTTGATTATGGTGTGCGTTTACCTATTGTTAATAAGAAAATTATTGATGTTGGTGAACCAAAGCGTGGTGATGTAATTGTATTCCGTTATCCACCTCAACCAACAATTAGCTATATTAAACGTGTAATTGGTTTACCTGGTGATCATATTGTTTACGACCATGGGCAATTGATTATTAATGGGCAAAAAGTACCGAAAGTATTAACACAGTTCAGTCGTGAAAAAGATGTAATGGATACGCCAACGTCTATTTATCATAAAGAGACGATTGGTGAGCATACCTTTACAATGCGTGAGCTTGAAGGCGTAAATGTGGCGCGTCAAGCACCGTTTATCAACTATGTTGAAAATGGTAAATATGCAAACCAAGACGGTTTATATTGGGAAGTGACTGTTCCAAAAGGACATTACTTTGCGATGGGGGATAACCGCGATCAAAGTGCAGACAGTCGTTTCTGGGGCTTTGTTCCTGAAGAAAACTTAACAGGACGAGCATTCTATGTGTGGATGCATAAAGAACCGGGCTTACACCTTCCTAACTTTGGCCGAAATGGAAAAATAGATTAA
- a CDS encoding DMT family transporter: protein MLFKIALAMMAFAANSVLCRLALAGQHIDPMTFSLIRVGSGAVVLLGLFLYSKSSQAKVQWNLKNALFLAVYILAFSYAYLQIDAGIGALLLFGVVQLTMVLYGYWQGEQIGIYRGIGLCIALVGIIVLLLPGAHAPDWGYALIMAISGLAWAGYSIAGRNMTQPIGSTLANFTLAVPIVLLANILLAQDRYIDLQGWILAVLSGGVTSSGAYVLWYAILKHIDRVTASTVQLSVPCLAIIGGSLFVNETVTERVILSSVMVLFGILLVIYIKPSKTNKA, encoded by the coding sequence ATGCTGTTTAAAATTGCGCTAGCAATGATGGCTTTTGCAGCGAATTCTGTACTATGCCGTTTGGCTTTGGCGGGCCAACATATTGACCCAATGACTTTTAGCTTGATACGAGTAGGAAGTGGTGCAGTTGTTTTATTAGGACTGTTTTTATATTCAAAATCATCTCAAGCCAAAGTCCAGTGGAACCTAAAAAATGCACTTTTTCTAGCGGTTTATATTTTGGCATTTTCGTATGCTTACCTTCAAATTGATGCAGGTATTGGTGCTTTACTATTGTTTGGGGTTGTACAGCTGACCATGGTGCTTTACGGCTATTGGCAGGGTGAACAGATTGGCATATATCGTGGTATAGGCTTATGTATTGCTTTAGTTGGAATCATTGTTTTGCTATTACCGGGTGCTCACGCGCCTGATTGGGGATATGCTCTAATTATGGCGATATCTGGTTTGGCATGGGCGGGATACAGTATTGCGGGTCGTAATATGACACAGCCTATTGGTAGTACTTTGGCAAATTTTACATTAGCTGTACCAATAGTTTTGTTGGCAAATATATTACTTGCTCAAGATCGCTACATTGACTTGCAAGGATGGATTTTAGCGGTTTTGTCGGGTGGTGTTACTTCAAGTGGGGCTTATGTCCTCTGGTATGCGATTCTGAAGCATATTGATCGGGTGACTGCCAGCACAGTACAGTTAAGTGTGCCATGTTTAGCGATTATAGGCGGGAGCCTATTTGTAAATGAGACTGTAACCGAGCGAGTGATTTTATCTAGTGTTATGGTTTTATTTGGAATTCTATTGGTTATTTATATAAAGCCTTCTAAAACTAACAAAGCATAG